Genomic window (Rahnella aquatilis CIP 78.65 = ATCC 33071):
TATTGTCTGCGCATTTTGTTCAGGTTTATTGGCAACGTAACCGGTGAAGGATAATATCCAGGCGACGATGGCCCCGGCGACCGCCAGCCCCATTTTGAGCATAAAAAGATTACCTGCAAAGGATATACCGGTCAGGCGTTTGCCGAATTTCCAGTCGCCATAGTCATCAACGTCGGACATCATGGCCCACAGGATGGGTCCGGACTGAATTAAATGGAGAATATTAATGATGATAAACAGGGTTAACAGCGGCGTCAGTGATGACGGGTCCACGAACCATAATGCGAAAGAAAGGATACCCAGGATGATATTAATAATCCGGAATAGCTTTATTTTATCAAAGCGGTCAGTAAGTGGCTTCGCTATCACACTGCCCAACATATTGCAGGCAACGCCGAGCGCCATGAACAACGTAATGAATCCCACAGAGGCATGCATAACATAGGTTGCGTAATAAATGGTCACTGCACCACGAATAAATGCAGGAAAAACGTTCAGAAAGGTAATCGAAATCATCAATAACCACTGGTCGTTCCTGGCAATGTCTTTTAAATCTTTCAGCAGGGAATCGTTGGGCTTAAGTGAAACAACACGCTCTTTAATACTGGAAAAACAGAACAAAAACATCAACGTCGCGGCTCCGCCCATGATCGTCATCGTCAGCTGAAAACCGGAGGCACGGCTGCCGTTACCCAGCCAGTCGGTCAACGGTAAAATCGTTGAGGAGACAATAAGTGTCGCCAGACCATTGAGAAAGAAACGCCATGACAGACAACCCAGTCGTTCTTTTTGGTTCAGTGTAATCACGCCTGCGACCGAGCAATAGGGAATATTAATGGCAGTATAAATCAAGGACATAATCAGATAAGTCACCCACGCATAAATGATTTTTCCGTTCATGCTTAAATCAGGCGTGGTGAACATCAATATGGCACCCAGGCCAAAGGGCACAGCCATCCACAATAACCAGGGGCGGAATTTACCCCATTTGCTGTGTGTCCGGTCGCAAATTGCCCCCATGATGGGATCGCTGAAGGCATCAAAAATACGTATTACCAGGAATAATGTCCCTACAATGCCTGGCGCTAAACCATAGACATCGGTATAAAACCATGTCAGATAAAGTGCCAGCACGCTCCAGATCATACAGGAGCCGGCATCCCCCATTCCGTAGCCGATCTTTTCTTTTAGACTCAACTTTGCGTAAGCACTTTGTTTTTCCATTACAGTGGCAGACATAATATTACCTCGATAATGCGCAGTCATAAATTTGAAGCACGGGTTGTGATGACCCATGCCCGTACTGATAACAGAAAGGGAATAGGTTTTATCTTTCCGGCAACGTTAAATAATGGAATATAGAAATTAAAAAGTCGTGATGTCCATATTGACGCTGCTCTCACGTATAATTAACCGGGAGACAATTTCATACATTTCGATCCCTTCTTGTTTGCTTTGATTTTTAACCATCTGGAATGCCAGGTGTGCAATTTCATGTATCGGCTGTGCAACGCTGGTAATACCCTTTGTTTGCGCCAGTAATGTATTATCAAAACTGGCGATCGCAATATCCTGAGGAACAGAAATCCCCTGCTTCTTTAAGCCGTCGATAATATAGCTGGCAGCGACATCGTTATATACCCAAAGGCATGAGCATTCGTTTCGCCGGAGTGCTAATTTCTCGATAATCTTGTCAAGGATACTGATATGGCCCGATGTTCTTTCCCCTTCTCCTTTCGCTATCCAGAATTGGTTCTCTTTATTGAAAGTCAGCCCCTGACTGGTAATTTTTTTACTCCAGGCGGAGACTTTACGATTATCAACGCCCTCCTGGGCAACAAACCCAAAGGTGGTATGCCCGGTTTGTATAAAATGTTCCGCAATACTTTCCGCACCTTTACTCTGGTTGATAGAGACAGAATTAAAAAAACGTGAAACCTGCGTGACTACCGCAACCGGAATATGGGTGGCGGTTAACCATTCAGAAAGTTCGGCCTCTGCTTCTGTTGGCACCCAGAGCAAACTGTCAATCCCCATACCAATTAAGGTGTGGATAATCTGCTTATCCTGTTGCGCTTGGTTCTGGTGTGTCTTAACGATCACCGATTTTCCAATGTACCTTGCCTCTTCTTCAAAAGTCGCCAGCAACTCGCAAAAGTGAGGATTGACGAGGTTTGGCACGACGACGGCAATCAGCCCGGAACATTTACCACTCAGCTGAAAAGCGCTCTTACTGGGCACATAACACAGGTAATCCATGGCATCACGTACCGCTTTGCGGGTTTCAGGTATCACGCTGGGGTGATTATTCAGCACCCGCGATACGGTAGCCGTTGATACTCCCGCTTTTTTAGCTACGTCTTTAATGGATGCCATGATGATGAGATGCGTGATTTAACAATTCTGTCACTATAAATTGTGATGCAGGTCAAAAATGTAAGCCAGTTCACATGTTGTTGCGTTACATGAAACCCTGTCTGCCCGCACAATTCGGCCTGAGTCGCTAAAACGCAAAGACAACACCCAAAGACAGAATCTTGATTATTTATCATTCCTTTGTTGCCAGGATATATAGGTATCCCCCCAACTCTTCATCGTGTCGAGTACAGGCGCAAGCGTAAAACCCAGCTCAGTCAGTGAATATTCGACGCGTGGAGGCACTTCAGCAAATATTTCCCGGGAAATAATGCCATGGGCTTCCAGTTCCCTGAGCTGTAACGTCAATGAGCGCTGTGTGACTCCGCCGATAAGCTTACGGAGCTCGCCAAACCGCTTGGTTCCCGTGAGCAGATAGTAAATGATCAGCGGTTTCCACTTGCCACCCGCTACTGCAATTGTTGCTTCGACGGTACACCGGTAATTCCGTTCTTGCTGAGTCGTCATCCTCAAACACTCCATTAGTATACTTTTTATCCCTATATATCAAAAGTGTGCCTACTTTCCAACAGCGCTTATAACCACTAGAGTATCTCCGCAGAGGTGGCTGATATGGCCATGATTTTTTTACTCGTATAATGAATGGGTTATAAATTATGAAAGCTGCGTTTTATGAAACCCAGGGCCCTGCTCATGAGGTGCTGAAAATTGGCGAAGTATCCAAACCGACACCAGGTCCTGATGAAGTGCTCGTGCGTATTTCTGTCTCCGGAATCAATCCGACGGACATTAAGGCCAGAACAGGTTTCTCTGCGAAAATGCCGTATCCACGTATCATTCCCCATCAGGATGGGGCAGGAGTGATTGAGGCAGTGGGCGGGAACGTATCATCTGAACGACTCGGTGAACGTGTCTGGCTTTATGAGGCGCAATATGGCCGGGCGACAGGCACTGCGGCTGAGTTTGTTGCTGTTCCGGCACATCAGGCCGTCAGGCTTCCTGACAACGTTTCATTTGAAACAGGTGCGTCACTCGGCATCCCCGCACTCACCGCCCACCGTTGTCTGTTTTCCGATGGTGATCTGAAAGGCTGTCGGGTCCTTATTCATGGCGGGGCCGGCGCAGTAGGAACAGCAGCAATATCATTAGCAAAATGGGCGGGGGCATGGGTCGCTACCACGGTGAGCAATGCAAAACAGGCAGAAATAGCGAGAACTCGTGGTGCAGATTTGGTGCTAAACCGTTCAACTGACGATGTGGCACGTACTATTTTGGCAAATACTGAGAATCTCGGTGTTGATCATATTGTCGATGTGGCTTTGAAAGAGAATTTTGATACCAATCTGGCTTGTTTGTCTCAGGGAGGTGTCATCAGCGCTTATGCAACAAATAGCGCAACGGAAGAAATTTCCGTCCCACTTCTTAAGGCCATGACGCACGGTTGTGTACTCCGCTTTGTGTATATATACAACGTGCCTCGTGAACTGAAACAAGCCAGTGCAGCAGATATTAATGCCTGCCTTGAAACGGGGAACTATTCACCCGTAATAGGCTTAAATCTGCCGCTTGAGCAAATAGCGGATGCTCACTACGCTGTAGAATATTCTGAAGTCATCGGCAAGGTCCTCGTACACCTCTGACCGGCTCAACGCGGGGTTATTCAGTAACAGATAAGCCTGAAGGATTACGGTGAGCTAAACCGCCCTGTAATCCCTCAATCATCTGCCGCAGAAAAGTTTTTTATGGCTGCTTTTTCCGGAAAAGGAAACCAGCAATTGCCGTATAAACACCGATGAGAGGCATGGCTATAGCGCCTGCTAAGAAGTTATGTTGATCTATGCGCTTTTCCCGGCGGATATCAGAAAAGCGGTTAAGCGCATGTTTTTCATCGATGGCACTGACCTCTTCAAATTGCTTTTCAAAGCCCTGTTGGGTCAGCTGAAAAGCTCCGTCAGCATCTGACCTTTCCAGCACCACCGTTTGCTTCCCTTTTTTGAAAAAACAGTAATCTGGCATGGCGTACTCCCTATTACGTGGATGATTTAAACGATATACCTGACATAACTTTGCTCTTTATACCTTGGTATGTAAATCGTTCCCGTAATATCCGTTTCAGACAAAAACAGCCCGAAACAGTACGCCCGGACAGCGAAGTGGCCATAAACCCGCTCAGTTCATGACCGCGCATCACATCTGTAAAAGAGCCCCCTTACGACTGCATCAACGCACGGGTCTCGGCCGCCACACGCTGTAAGATTTGCTGCGCCTGTTCAAACGATCGGATATTGGTATAGCCAATCACCAGCCCGTAACG
Coding sequences:
- a CDS encoding NADPH:quinone reductase, with amino-acid sequence MKAAFYETQGPAHEVLKIGEVSKPTPGPDEVLVRISVSGINPTDIKARTGFSAKMPYPRIIPHQDGAGVIEAVGGNVSSERLGERVWLYEAQYGRATGTAAEFVAVPAHQAVRLPDNVSFETGASLGIPALTAHRCLFSDGDLKGCRVLIHGGAGAVGTAAISLAKWAGAWVATTVSNAKQAEIARTRGADLVLNRSTDDVARTILANTENLGVDHIVDVALKENFDTNLACLSQGGVISAYATNSATEEISVPLLKAMTHGCVLRFVYIYNVPRELKQASAADINACLETGNYSPVIGLNLPLEQIADAHYAVEYSEVIGKVLVHL
- a CDS encoding winged helix-turn-helix transcriptional regulator, with amino-acid sequence MTTQQERNYRCTVEATIAVAGGKWKPLIIYYLLTGTKRFGELRKLIGGVTQRSLTLQLRELEAHGIISREIFAEVPPRVEYSLTELGFTLAPVLDTMKSWGDTYISWQQRNDK
- a CDS encoding LacI family DNA-binding transcriptional regulator gives rise to the protein MASIKDVAKKAGVSTATVSRVLNNHPSVIPETRKAVRDAMDYLCYVPSKSAFQLSGKCSGLIAVVVPNLVNPHFCELLATFEEEARYIGKSVIVKTHQNQAQQDKQIIHTLIGMGIDSLLWVPTEAEAELSEWLTATHIPVAVVTQVSRFFNSVSINQSKGAESIAEHFIQTGHTTFGFVAQEGVDNRKVSAWSKKITSQGLTFNKENQFWIAKGEGERTSGHISILDKIIEKLALRRNECSCLWVYNDVAASYIIDGLKKQGISVPQDIAIASFDNTLLAQTKGITSVAQPIHEIAHLAFQMVKNQSKQEGIEMYEIVSRLIIRESSVNMDITTF
- a CDS encoding glycoside-pentoside-hexuronide (GPH):cation symporter; protein product: MSATVMEKQSAYAKLSLKEKIGYGMGDAGSCMIWSVLALYLTWFYTDVYGLAPGIVGTLFLVIRIFDAFSDPIMGAICDRTHSKWGKFRPWLLWMAVPFGLGAILMFTTPDLSMNGKIIYAWVTYLIMSLIYTAINIPYCSVAGVITLNQKERLGCLSWRFFLNGLATLIVSSTILPLTDWLGNGSRASGFQLTMTIMGGAATLMFLFCFSSIKERVVSLKPNDSLLKDLKDIARNDQWLLMISITFLNVFPAFIRGAVTIYYATYVMHASVGFITLFMALGVACNMLGSVIAKPLTDRFDKIKLFRIINIILGILSFALWFVDPSSLTPLLTLFIIINILHLIQSGPILWAMMSDVDDYGDWKFGKRLTGISFAGNLFMLKMGLAVAGAIVAWILSFTGYVANKPEQNAQTIQGIVIMFSLLPMISYFISAFIVRYFKLNNTLLERIKVDLAKRELENGPDQSQGLKDIPVH